The Rhodococcus antarcticus DNA segment GCTCGGCGCGGGTGAAGGCTTTGCTCGCCGCCGACCGGGAGTGCGTCCAGCCCCGTGCGGCGACGACTGCAGCGACACGGCGTTCCCCTTGCCGGACACCACGTAGCTGCGGGTGCCCATTGGAGCCGGGGATGTGGCCGAGCTGGCCCTGCCGCGCCTCGATGGCGCCCTTGGGGGAGACCCACTCGCCCAGGTGGGCGTCCGGCATGAGGGCGACGTGCGGGAAGACGAAGTGCAGACGGCTCGTGGTCAGGGCCTGGTCCCGGGTGTTCTCCTCGAGGATCGACGCCCAGCTCACCAGGCGGTCGTGATGTGCTCCATGGCCCCAGGTTTCCTGCCGTCCAACGGTTTACGACAGCGACCTCCACCGCGTGGCGGCGGGACGGGCTCACCTGGAGGGCGAGGCCGGTCGTGGGTCATCCTGGTCGCCGCGGCTCCGCAGATCGGGGCACCCAGCGCTCGCAGCGCTCCCCGATCGGGGCCTCGTCCGGTGGGACGTTGTGCGCTCCTGGGGCGCGTTGTGCGCGCACAACGTCCCAAGAACGGCCCCGGAACGGCGTTGTGCGCGCCCAACGCCCCCGCCCCCGCCCACTCGCCCCGGCGGCGCCCCGGTCACCGGCCTGGGACCATGGGCGCATGCCCTCCGAAGCCCCCCGGTTCAGCGGCTTCGGCCCCGGCCTGGTCGAGCTGTACCGCGGCCTGCACGAGCAGAACAGCCGTGAGTACTGGCTCGCGAACAAGCAGGTCTACGAGGACGACGTGCGCACCCCGCTCGAGCTGCTGGCCGGCGAGCTCACCCCGGAGTTCGGCGAGCCCAAGGTGTTCCGCCCGAACCGGGACCTGCGGTTCAGCAAGGACAAGCGGCCCTACAAGGAGCAGGCCAGCCTGGTGGTCGGCGACGGCTCGTCCGCGCTCTACGCGCAGGTCTCCGCCGACGGGCTCCGGGTGGCCGGCGGGTGGTGGCAGCCCAGCCGCGAGCAGCTGGCCGCGTTCCGTCAGGCGGTGGACGACGGGGAGCGTGGTGACGGCCTCGACCAGCTGCTGGCTGAGCTGGACGCCGTCGGCCTGGAGCTCGGCACGGGGTCGTCGCTGAAGACGGCGCCGCGGGGCTGGGCCAAGGACCACCCGCGCATCGAGCTCCTCCGCCTGACCACGCTGACCGTGGGCGCGGTGCACCCGCCCCGGGCGTGGCTCCAGACCCGGGAGTGCCTCACCCGGATCGTCGACCACTGGCACGGGGTGCAGCGCTGGAACGCCTACCTGTCCGCGCTGCCCGTGGAGCCCGCGGCCTGAGCGGGACGCTCGTGGGGGACACCGGCGTCCAGCGGGAGCACCGCGGACCAGGAGGGCCGGTCGGGCTCCGGTGTCAGAGTCCGGCGGCGGCGGTGAGCACGTTGCTGGCTTCGCCGAGGGAGCCGAGCGCCACCACCGTGGGTGGCAGGCGGGTGGGGTTCCAGCCCGGTCCCCCGACGTAGCAGCGGGTGCGTGGGCGGATGCGGGGGAGCTGGCCGACCAGGTCGGGATCGGCGTTGCGATCGTCCTGTGACCAGAGGAACAGCGCTGCGGGTGCGGTGCGGGCGACGGCGGCGGCGAGGGCTCCGATCGGGAGGTCCGCCCCGAGCAGGCTCGTCTGCACGCCGCGCTCGGCGAGGGTGGCGCGCAGCACGCGCAGGGGCAGGGCGTGGAGCTCACCGGACATCGACCCCAGCAGGATCGGGCGGGCCGAGACCGGTGGTGGTGCGGACATGGTGACCTGGGCCATCACGGTGGTGATGGCCTCGGTGAGCAGGTGTTCGAGCTCGATGCCGGCCCCGGTGCGCGACCAGCGTTCGGCCAGGGCGCGGAGCACGGGCCGCGCGACGTCGTCCCAGGTCGTGATGACCCCGGTGGCCTCGATGCTGTCCCGGAGCTGGCGGGTGGTGCTGTCACCGTCGAGGGCGAGCACCGCACGAGCGAGGCCGTGCGCTCGGCGCCCGGCCCCGCGCATCGGCAGCGAGGAGCGGTGCCCGGTGGAGACAGTGGTGTCGTGGTCCACGACGAGAGGCCCCGGCGCTGCTGCTCGCGGGCCGGGCGGTTCGGGGGTGGTCTCGCCGGCGAGTGCGGCCAGGGCCAGACGCGCCGCCTCGGCGGGGGAGGCGCCGTG contains these protein-coding regions:
- a CDS encoding MerR family transcriptional regulator, encoding MSALRAPDDTPGTGAPGAGAPGFEATAVEGLRLSVAAVARRLGVAPATLRTWDRRYGVGPSEHRPGSHRRYAPLDMRRLELMQDALAHGASPAEAARLALAALAGETTPEPPGPRAAAPGPLVVDHDTTVSTGHRSSLPMRGAGRRAHGLARAVLALDGDSTTRQLRDSIEATGVITTWDDVARPVLRALAERWSRTGAGIELEHLLTEAITTVMAQVTMSAPPPVSARPILLGSMSGELHALPLRVLRATLAERGVQTSLLGADLPIGALAAAVARTAPAALFLWSQDDRNADPDLVGQLPRIRPRTRCYVGGPGWNPTRLPPTVVALGSLGEASNVLTAAAGL
- a CDS encoding RtcB family protein, which gives rise to MSWASILEENTRDQALTTSRLHFVFPHVALMPDAHLGEWVSPKGAIEARQGQLGHIPGSNGHPQLRGVRQGERRVAAVVAARGWTHSRSAASKAFTRAELHQAMVGSSYRDTDAFRDEIPQAYKDIDQVMVDASDLVEVVHTLRQVLNVTGD
- a CDS encoding DUF2461 domain-containing protein, translating into MPSEAPRFSGFGPGLVELYRGLHEQNSREYWLANKQVYEDDVRTPLELLAGELTPEFGEPKVFRPNRDLRFSKDKRPYKEQASLVVGDGSSALYAQVSADGLRVAGGWWQPSREQLAAFRQAVDDGERGDGLDQLLAELDAVGLELGTGSSLKTAPRGWAKDHPRIELLRLTTLTVGAVHPPRAWLQTRECLTRIVDHWHGVQRWNAYLSALPVEPAA